One window from the genome of Hydra vulgaris chromosome 02, alternate assembly HydraT2T_AEP encodes:
- the LOC105848579 gene encoding uncharacterized protein LOC105848579 isoform X2 — protein sequence MAMCFSSFLIKYFNFVVTIFILSKNVCFSAYCGNRLFLTYISSQVNSGCTSVNQTYSECNNINDAIITSSFNNSCFFVDLIGNVSLNVNLTLINVHGFTLHGKSKNLTVITCNNNENVSSNGILVAESSNILFTSFSLRLCGLHRNVSTFQIDKELPIFSSAIYYEGVENIFIENVEVFESNGYGITIFNPKKSCIFNSVVVSKSITKLIGTFLSFGGVYLDISSDDFLYILFNKTSLQLNLMGDSTNCKNLKFIKWTSKKSLLYSFNGATFINKPIYGENNFYNEGQHLGTPVNKGGGISIFFRNNASNKIINFTDFSIDNNKACFGGGLYLYLSKNTSNNLINFNEGFILSNNAIELGGGVCVINQALSQSNYISFVNVIIDSNSACIGGGIGIEQLSEAKISFFSTSFDSNNADIGSSLQVHNANISFTDVYITNSSRSSEFADGQGAMHATNSNLFFYGSNLITQNNNTAFVLDSSILLNQGVLKFKNNSGYQGGALGLYGESYIFFDINAIFLFENNTASKRGGAIFVHVPGPSELLSLIPSNWVCFFDVIENFTGEVKFLGNKAGTGIGNDIFTSTLETCTNTNTEVNYTESLIDVITTWPHFYFEKSLHAISTNAVNISIEHGKWNIQPGSLFKPEIVLKDEREQVVDEEVNLFFQDTRFNVDLHQIIQNSAASFRIYGPPNENTKLFIQSAASLLSFDFRLNNCGFGYDLNNNSCICNNNTEIQCFDDAVYIPIKKWVYKENMFPCPKGYCKDCSKNDSYVGNLCKLNPTNQCALNRNQSSILCSKCNTGYSVVFGSSDCKNCSGESYKAIEISITIFSAVAGCNFVLLLLNKKTFSWYLVPTIYSYQILDQLISTKICPVLLFFIELFNSVGMYRKFSLELCFYNNMNDLEKKSLMFIVALWWIVSLFFVYKIFSCFSHLFTKEAFHHSLIVVLFIVYSITAKLSCDVLVSITINNEKKILIFAEEQYLKETLHIILYAIAVFVIIAFLISFPLIILCSSLYWNLFKDLEISTIKWEFLQKFVTCFKKTMKFFTFLNWYQYGLETTNIRIIIFYFLARILLLVADQFSSSEIQPTCLSAASLCVLVFFLLLKPLSNKHHNVFHAIQLTNLFLIALWNDTYRWMYLDSNDEKKFANLINLLIFVPTGMAFFVVIILECTRFSEKLPCLKHFVKEEIPIPDRVENKYNDSELTEPLIKDNTED from the exons ATGGCGAtgtgtttttcttcttttttgataaaatattttaattttgttgttactATATTCATCTTAAGTAAAAACGTTTGTTTTTCAGCGTATTGTGGCAATCGCCTTTTTCTTACTTACATATCCTCACAAGTAAATAGCGGTTGTACTTCAGTTAATCAAACTTATAGTGAATGCAACAATATTAATGATGCAATTATTACATCGTCTTTCAATAATTCGTGTTTCTTTGTAGACTTGATTGGCAACGTTAGTTTGAATGTTAATTTAACGCTAATAAATGTTCATGGATTCACATTGCAtggaaaatctaaaaatttgaCTGTAATAACATGCAACAACAATGAGAATGTTTCATCAAACGGAATTCTTGTTGCAGAGtcttcaaatattttgtttacatcaTTTTCCTTACGTTTATGTGGATTGCACAGAAATGTAAGCACTTTCCAAATCGACAAAGAGCTCCCTATATTTTCCAGTGCAATTTATTATGAAGGTGTAGAGAACATTTTTATTGAGAATGTTGAAGTTTTTGAAAGTAATGGGTATGGCATAACAATATTTAATCCCAAAAAAAGCTGTATTTTCAACAGCGTAGTTGTTTCAAAGTCGATAACTAAATTAATTGGAACTTTTTTGTCTTTTGGAGGTGtttatttagatatttcaaGCGATGATTTCTTATATATtctgtttaataaaacaagccTTCAGTTAAATTTAATGGGAGATAGTACAAAttgtaaaaacttaaagttcataaaatggacttctaaaaaaagtcttttatatagctttaatggtgcaacttttataaataaaccaatCTACggtgaaaacaatttttacaatgaAGGTCAACATTTGGGTACTCCAGTAAATAAAGGTGGTGGCATATCAATATTCTTCAGAAATAAtgcatcaaataaaataataaactttactGATTTTTCAATAGACAATAATAAAGCTTGTTTTGGAGGTGGATTGTACCTTTATTTGAGCAAAAATACTTCTAataatcttattaattttaatgaaggttttattttgtctaataaTGCTATTGAATTAGGTGGTGGAGTCTGTGTTATTAACCAAGCATTATCCCAATCAAATTACATTTCATTTGTAAATGTGATCATTGATAGTAACTCTGCTTGTATTGGTGGTGGGATTGGCATAGAGCAACTTtctgaagcaaaaataagttttttttctacaaGTTTTGACTCAAATAATGCTGACATAGGATCTTCTTTACAAGTACATAATGCTAATATTTCATTTACAGatgtatatattacaaatagTAGCAGATCATCAGAATTTGCTGATGGGCAAGGGGCAATGCATGCTACAAAttctaacctttttttttatgggAGTAATTTAATAACTCAAAATAACAATACTGCTTTTGTATTAGATTCTTCAATACTTCTTAATCAAGGGgtgcttaagtttaaaaataattctggATACCAAGGTGGAGCTCTAGGGCTGTATGGAgaatcttatatattttttgatatcaatgcaatttttttatttgaaaacaatactGCTTCTAAAAGGGGAGGAGCTATTTTTGTCCATGTGCCAGGACCTTCTGAACTACTATCTTTAATACCATCTAATTGGGTTTGCTTTTTTGATGTTATAGAAAATTTCACAGGagaagttaaatttttag GAAACAAAGCTGGTACAGGTATTGGTAATGATATATTTACATCAACATTAGAAACATGTACCAATACAAATACAGAAGTGAATTATACTGAAAGTTTGATCGATGTTATAACCACATGgccacatttttattttgagaaatcTTTGCATGCGATTTCTACTAATGCAGTAAACATTAGTATTGAACATGGCAAATGGAATATTCAGCCTGGTTCACTTTTCAAAccagaaatagttttaaaagatgAACGAGAACAGGTAGTTGATGaagaagtaaatttattttttcaagatacTAGATTCAATGTTGACCTTCatcaaataatacaaaatagtgCAGCTTCATTTAGAATATATGGCCCTCCTAACGAAAAcactaaattatttattcaatcTGCTGCTTCTCTGTTGTCATTTGATTTTCGATTAAATAACTGTGGTTTTggttatgatttaaataataatagctgtatttgtaataataatactgaaattcaatgttttgaCGATGCTGTAtatataccaattaaaaaatgggtgtataaagaaaatatgtttCCCTGTCCTAAAGGTTATTGCAAAGATTGCTCAAAGAATGATAGTTATGTTGGAAATCTGTGCAAGCTAAATCCAACTAATCAATGTGCTTTAAATAGAAATCAAAGTTCTATTTTGTGTAGTAAATGCAATACAGGATATTCAGTTGTTTTTGGAAGTTCTGATTGTAAAAACTGCTCTGGAGAATCATATAAAGCTATTGAAATTTCTATCACCATTTTTTCAGCGGTTGCTGGgtgtaattttgttttgctgTTACTTAATAAGAAAACATTTTCATGGTATCTAGTTCCAACAATTTATTCCTACCAAATTTTGGATCAACTAATTTCTACCAAAATATGTCCAGTATTActgttttttatagaattattcAATTCAGTAGGCATGTACAGAAAGTTCAGCTtagaactttgtttttataacaacatgaatgatttggaaaaaaaaagtttaatgtttattGTTGCATTATGGTGGatagtttcattattttttgtttacaagatattttcatgtttttctcatttatttactaaagagGCTTTTCACCATTCATTAATTgtggttttatttattgtttattctaTAACAGCAAAGCTAAGTTGTGATGTTCTTGTATCAATcacaataaataatgaaaaaaaaattttaatatttgctgAAGAACAGTACTTAAAAGAGACTCTACATATAATATTGTATGCAATAGCTGTATTTGTGATAATAGCTTTTTTGATTAGCTTTCCGTTAATAATTTTGTGTTCAAGTTTATATTGGAATTTATTCAAAGATTTAGAAATTTCTACAATAAAATGggaatttcttcaaaaatttgtgacttgcttcaaaaaaacaatgaagttttttacatttttgaattgGTATCAATATGGACTCGAAACAACCAATATTCGTATAATCATATTCTATTTTTTAGCTAGAATTTTATTGCTAGTAGCTGATCAATTTAGTTCTTCAGAAATACAACCAACATGTTTAAGTGCTGCTTCCTTATGTGTACTTGTTTTTTTCTTGCTCCTAAAACCCCTTTCAAATAAACATCACAATGTCTTTCATGCAATTCAACTGACAAATCTATTTCTTATTGCCTTATGGAATGACACATATCGGTGGATGTACTTAGATAGTAATGATGAGAAAAAATTTGCGAATCTCATTAACCTGCTTATATTTGTTCCAACTGGGATGGCTTTTTTTGTAGTAATCATACTGGAGTGTACTcgtttttcagaaaaattaccCTGCTTAAAGCACTTTg ttaaagaagAAATTCCTATACCTGATCGAGTTGAAAATAAGTATAACGATTCTGAACTTACGGAGCCATTAATAAAGGATAACACTGAGGATTGA